The sequence TGCAGTAAACTCAAAGTTGATCCATCCTCAGTAACCCTCAAGTACACAATTCAATATGACAAGGCTCGCCTTCTCACCTTGGCGGGTCAAGCTGAGATTGCGAATTTGCTGGATTTCAACCAAGGGACTGCTGATGTATATGTAATCAAGCCAGAAGAGACCTTACTACAACTTCATCTGCCAGTTATTTCTAGGTAACATAACCTTAGGCTCTTCCTGGTTGCAAAGGAGAAGGTAGTGAAtttaaatcaaaactaaaatggaaactcTTCTACTCATTGGCTTACATGATGGTTTaaataacttcaaatcattccaaatATGGTTGTTAAATTTTACTTAACTTTGTAACCAAATCTcttggatttaaaaaaagaattaaggATTATATCTGAAGGTAGGTTACACAATCACGATTACAAAAGTTTTGTTTTTCGTTTTTAAAccaatttttcttcccttcccttcccttcccttcccttcttttaCTTGCAACCAGATGGAGTCTTGGACAATTCATCTCTCCTTAACATTAATTGTTTGCTGTTGATCCAGGTGTTCTGGAAGTGTTGCTACTGAGTTAGCTTTGGAGGACTCCAACTATGCCGATTCACTAACCACTGAAGAACGTCCACCTCTTCTGGCCACATCTTGGGCAAGCACGATAGAGGGTGTTGGGCAGATTTTTGACAGTGCAGATGCATTCCGAGATGAACTCAACAAGTACTCTATTGCTTGTGGTTTTGGGTATAAATACATGAGGAATGCCTCAGTCCGTATGATAGCACAATGTGAAGTTGATGGCTGCCCATGGATTATTGCTGCGAGCATGTTAGGCAAGACTGGAAAGGTGAGGGTATACAAATATGAAAGGGCACACAATCACAAAGATAATTGTCAACAAACCACAAAGGTTCGCATGCCAAAGAGGTTGATTGCAAAAATCATGGCAAACAAGGTCCGCGAGAATCCTGGGTACTTGcctgtggatataattaaggacttTAAGCGTGACTACCATGTGGATTTAACTTACCAGCAAGCTTGGCGGGGCAAGGAAATAGCACTGCAGGAAGTCAATGGGTCGTTTTTGGATTCCTACAAGCTTTTACCTGGGTTTTGCCAAAGAGTAATGAAGTCTAACCCTGGGACTCTTGCAGTTTATACACAGAAAGATGACTCTACCTTCAatcaattatttatttcatttcatgCTTCCACTCATGGGTTTCGGTTGGGGTGCCGCCCTGTTCTGTTTGTAGATAGTATACTTTTGAAGGGAAAGTTTCTTAGTACATTCCTTTCCGCAACAGCCATGGATGCAAATGATGATATGTTTCCTGTGGCTTTTGCTGTGGTTGAGTCAGGCTCCTTGCAAGACTGGACATGGTTTCTTGAAAACTTTAAGGTAGCTCTGAAAGATAGTAGAGACATCATCTTTGTGTCAGATTGGAATGAACACCTTGTTCAGGCCGTTAATGATATATATAGTTCAGTGAGTCATGCTCATTGTTACCGCCACTTGAGTGGAAGTTTCAAGTCATTTCTTAAAGGCCTGCATTTGTCCAATTCAATAAAAGATGCCCTGGTGACAGTTTTGGACAAACTTGCGTACTCAAGGAACAGGATAGATTTTGATAGTGCTTTGGGACAAATGCAGTCAATTTCTAATGAGGCATATGATTGGGTGCTGGAAAGTGAACCTATGTGCTGGGCTAATTCTCTATTCCCGGGTAGGCGTTATGACAAGTTCAGCTTAAATTTTAACGAGTCTTTTAACAAATGGGTTCAAGAATCACAAGAATTGCCGATAATGGGATTCGTTAACCTGATTCGGTTGAAGATAGCAGATTTTATGTGTGGAAAGCGTACTGAGACTGCTGCTTGGGAAATTCCAGTTGGTTGCCGGATTGATGATAAGTTAAAAGGGAATATTGAGAAGAGTCAAGGATATGGTGTCCATTATTTTTCAGACTCAAAATTTGAAGTTTGTGTTTTACCTAACAAGTATGTTGTTGATTTACACAACAGGAGCTGCACATGTAGGGAGTGGGATATGATTGGTCTCCCATGCGAGCATGCATGTGCAGCTCTTAGAAGTATTAATGCTGATGTGTATCAATATGTAGAAGCTTTCTACCTAAAAGAGACACAGCAGGCAATATACTCAGAGCAGATGCATCCAGTACCAATTCATGAAATTCCTGTTGGTGCTACAACTGATGGAAACAGTGATGAGGGTTCGAGCACTGGACTTGGTCTTCGTCCTCCTTCTGTTCGCCGTTTACCTGGCCGTCCAAAGGGGAAGCAAGTGAAGCCTGACCATGGAGATAAGAGACCACTACATNNNNNNNNNNNNNNNNNNNNaaaaaaaaaaaaaaaaaaggaatccaaCGGTCAACAACCAATAAGTCCTAAACTCAAATtactttaaatttaaaaataaataaataaataaataaataagtaaaagggAGATAGAATAGAGGTGGTCCCCAGCTCTTGAATcagatttcttttctaattCGGGATTTTCTGGCTAACAACTTGATATGGTATAATCCCGATTCAATTCTAAACTGGGTTGGTTTAAAATGGGGCGGTTTGGATGGTTTAACAAGAAAAAGATCTCATAGATCCCAATCCTGTAATTAGTTTGAGGCCATCACGATCGGATGTCCTTGGCATATTCAAAAAAATGGACTAGACCGACCGGCCGGTTAAGTTGACTAGACCGGGAATTTACCAATGAACCTCTGGAATGAGAGGTGTTCTGTAAAAGGAGAATTACTTAGATGAATTTCATTGTATGCTAGGTAGGATCCCTCATTGTACGCTGAAGTTAAGTAGTTTTCAAAGTCAAACCTACTTGTTTTGTAATTCTTTTTATTATCTAAGTAGATCTTGGCAATTTTTCCTTAGGCTTTAAGTAAGGTTTATGGTATAATTGCGAATTtattttcccatgaaaattaAGGCTAACCGGCTAAGCCGCTTAGTAGATGAGGGTGACGATGACCTGCAGTCGCAGGTTGGCCATGTTCTGTTAATGTTTGGGTTTTTTGTTCAGGCCATTGTGACCGGCAGGGACCATTGGAGGAGAACTTGGCCGATCTATCACCTCATTGGTCGTGTTAACAACAATGACGCTTGGGCGTATGCTGCTAACTTCATTTTAAGAAATTGAGTAATTAATATTATGAGAACAAAGAAGATCGTTAGAGTTCAAATTTCATGGTTGATCCTTTTGACCTAGTGTAAACTGAAAGAAATTTGTGCAATAAAGATGAAGGATTATGTTATGATCCTATATCAGTCATATATGGGGGCTGATTTCACATCAATTTAGCAAGAAAATTGACATGGATTGATATGGTCTTAGATTCTTTAATCTTATAAGTCGGTTTATGGAGTTGAGTTCTTCTAGGTTAGTATAAGATttttgatatgatttttctACCTCTCTTAAAAAGCATTTAATCATGAGTTCAACGTGACCACTGTGGGAATGAGTGGAGACATAATGTAACTAGACCCAAATTTacttattcaatttttttttttttgggtaaactaGACTCAATTGTATTAATTATATTGGTTtaaagaagcaaaatatagCTT is a genomic window of Macadamia integrifolia cultivar HAES 741 chromosome 13, SCU_Mint_v3, whole genome shotgun sequence containing:
- the LOC122059620 gene encoding uncharacterized protein LOC122059620 isoform X1: MERNSQKVLFCYCMTGGELLKNPDGSVAYRGGITEGLRVDESTQYDDFVAQVCSKLKVDPSSVTLKYTIQYDKARLLTLAGQAEIANLLDFNQGTADVYVIKPEETLLQLHLPVISRCSGSVATELALEDSNYADSLTTEERPPLLATSWASTIEGVGQIFDSADAFRDELNKYSIACGFGYKYMRNASVRMIAQCEVDGCPWIIAASMLGKTGKVRVYKYERAHNHKDNCQQTTKVRMPKRLIAKIMANKVRENPGYLPVDIIKDFKRDYHVDLTYQQAWRGKEIALQEVNGSFLDSYKLLPGFCQRVMKSNPGTLAVYTQKDDSTFNQLFISFHASTHGFRLGCRPVLFVDSILLKGKFLSTFLSATAMDANDDMFPVAFAVVESGSLQDWTWFLENFKVALKDSRDIIFVSDWNEHLVQAVNDIYSSVSHAHCYRHLSGSFKSFLKGLHLSNSIKDALVTVLDKLAYSRNRIDFDSALGQMQSISNEAYDWVLESEPMCWANSLFPGRRYDKFSLNFNESFNKWVQESQELPIMGFVNLIRLKIADFMCGKRTETAAWEIPVGCRIDDKLKGNIEKSQGYGVHYFSDSKFEVCVLPNKYVVDLHNRSCTCREWDMIGLPCEHACAALRSINADVYQYVEAFYLKETQQAIYSEQMHPVPIHEIPVGATTDGNSDEGSSTGLGLRPPSVRRLPGRPKGKQVKPDHGDKRPLHCAHCKEVGHNRRKCKAQKLALPEITDFLLVSFSRILPPQFLLGWFWKHILI